A single region of the Pseudomonas sp. B21-023 genome encodes:
- the livH gene encoding high-affinity branched-chain amino acid ABC transporter permease LivH gives MPEIYHFLQQLVNGLTIGSTYALIAIGYTMVYGIIGMINFAHGEVYMIGSYVAFIALAGLAMMGIHSLPILMTVAFVATIFVTSAYGYSIERVAYRPLRNSNRLIPLISAIGMSIFLQNTVLLSQDSKDKSIPNLIPGSFSFGPGGAEEVLVSYMQILVFVVTLVAMTCLTLFISRSRLGRACRACAEDIKMANLLGINTNNIIALTFVIGAALAAVAAVLLSMQYGVINPNAGFLVGLKAFTAAVLGGIGSIPGAMLGGLVLGVAEAFGADIFGDQYKDVVAFGLLVLVLLFRPTGILGRPEVEKV, from the coding sequence ATGCCTGAGATCTACCATTTCCTACAACAACTGGTTAACGGATTGACCATCGGCAGTACCTACGCGCTGATCGCCATCGGTTACACGATGGTGTACGGCATCATCGGCATGATCAACTTCGCCCACGGCGAGGTGTACATGATCGGTTCCTACGTGGCCTTCATCGCCCTCGCCGGGCTGGCCATGATGGGTATCCACTCGTTGCCGATCCTGATGACCGTGGCCTTCGTCGCCACGATCTTCGTCACCAGTGCCTACGGCTACAGCATCGAACGGGTCGCCTACCGGCCGCTGCGCAACAGCAACCGGCTGATCCCGCTGATCTCCGCCATCGGCATGTCGATCTTCCTGCAGAACACCGTCCTGCTCTCGCAGGACTCGAAAGACAAGTCCATCCCCAACCTGATCCCCGGCAGCTTCTCGTTCGGCCCGGGGGGCGCAGAGGAAGTGCTGGTCTCGTACATGCAGATCCTGGTGTTCGTGGTAACTCTCGTCGCCATGACCTGCCTCACCCTGTTCATCTCCCGTTCCCGCCTGGGGCGCGCCTGCCGCGCCTGCGCCGAGGACATCAAGATGGCCAACCTGCTGGGCATCAACACCAACAACATCATTGCCCTGACCTTCGTCATCGGTGCCGCGCTGGCGGCGGTGGCGGCCGTGCTGCTGAGCATGCAGTACGGGGTGATCAACCCCAACGCCGGTTTCCTGGTGGGCCTGAAGGCCTTCACCGCAGCGGTACTGGGCGGCATCGGCAGCATCCCGGGCGCCATGCTCGGCGGGCTGGTGCTGGGCGTGGCCGAAGCGTTCGGCGCCGACATCTTCGGCGACCAGTACAAGGACGTGGTGGCATTCGGTCTTTTGGTTCTTGTCCTGCTGTTCCGGCCGACCGGCATCCTGGGCCGCCCGGAGGTTGAAAAAGTATGA
- the livG gene encoding high-affinity branched-chain amino acid ABC transporter ATP-binding protein LivG gives MSREILQVSGLSMRFGGLLAVNGVGLTVKEKQVVALIGPNGAGKTTVFNCLTGFYKPSGGTILLDGQPIQGLAGHQIARKGVVRTFQNVRLFKEMTALENLLIAQHRHLNTNFFAGLFKTPSFRRSEKEAMERAQYWLEKVNLTEFANRTAGTLAYGQQRRLEIARCMMTQPRIIMLDEPAAGLNPKETEDLKALIAYLRESHNVTVLLIEHDMKLVMSISDHIVVINQGTPLADGTPEEIRGNPDVIKAYLGEA, from the coding sequence ATGAGCCGCGAAATTCTGCAAGTCAGCGGCCTGAGCATGCGCTTCGGCGGCTTGTTGGCGGTCAACGGCGTGGGCCTGACCGTCAAGGAAAAACAGGTGGTGGCATTGATCGGCCCGAACGGCGCCGGCAAGACCACCGTGTTCAACTGCCTCACCGGCTTCTACAAGCCCAGCGGCGGCACCATCCTGCTCGACGGCCAGCCGATCCAGGGCCTGGCCGGCCATCAGATCGCCCGCAAGGGCGTGGTGCGGACCTTCCAGAACGTGCGCCTGTTCAAGGAAATGACCGCGCTGGAAAACCTGCTGATCGCCCAGCACCGTCACCTGAACACCAACTTCTTCGCCGGCCTGTTCAAGACCCCGAGCTTCCGCCGCAGCGAAAAAGAGGCCATGGAGCGCGCGCAGTATTGGCTGGAGAAGGTCAACCTGACCGAGTTCGCCAACCGTACCGCCGGCACCCTGGCCTACGGCCAGCAACGGCGCCTGGAAATCGCCCGCTGCATGATGACCCAACCGCGGATCATCATGCTCGACGAACCGGCCGCCGGCCTGAACCCCAAGGAGACCGAGGACCTCAAGGCCCTCATCGCCTACCTACGCGAATCGCACAACGTGACCGTGCTGCTGATCGAGCACGACATGAAGCTGGTGATGAGCATTTCCGACCACATCGTGGTGATCAACCAGGGCACGCCCCTGGCCGACGGTACGCCGGAAGAGATCCGCGGCAACCCTGATGTGATCAAGGCCTACCTGGGGGAGGCGTAA
- a CDS encoding NAD(P)-dependent oxidoreductase — MSTALPSLGFAGIGLMGLPMCRRLLAAGYPLTVWNRSPDKCAELVAAGAQLAGSPAELCQAADMVLLCLADTAVVREVVFGEQGIARGGRSGQLLVDFSSLEPTATREMAAELAALCGMAWLDAPVSGGTPGAEAGTLAIMVGGEASDLQRARPVLLTLGQRVTHMGAVGAGQVTKACNQMIVACNALVIAEVVALAEQSGVDARLIAEALAGGFADSKPLQILAPQMAESRFEPVKWHVRTLLKDLDSAVKFSREQGSATPLSGLAAQLMRLHGSQGYLQKDPATLVALYRSKD; from the coding sequence ATGAGTACTGCATTGCCTTCGTTGGGGTTTGCCGGGATCGGCCTGATGGGCCTGCCGATGTGCCGTCGGCTGCTGGCCGCGGGGTATCCGCTGACCGTGTGGAACCGCAGCCCGGACAAATGCGCCGAACTGGTTGCCGCCGGCGCCCAGCTGGCCGGTAGCCCTGCCGAGCTGTGCCAGGCGGCGGACATGGTGCTGCTGTGCCTTGCCGACACGGCGGTGGTGCGCGAGGTGGTGTTCGGTGAGCAGGGCATCGCCCGTGGCGGGCGCAGCGGTCAGCTGCTGGTGGACTTCTCCAGCCTCGAGCCGACCGCCACCCGCGAGATGGCGGCGGAGCTGGCGGCCCTGTGCGGCATGGCCTGGCTCGATGCCCCGGTGTCCGGCGGCACGCCGGGGGCCGAGGCCGGCACCCTGGCGATCATGGTCGGGGGCGAGGCGAGCGATCTGCAGCGGGCGCGGCCAGTGCTGTTGACCCTGGGCCAAAGGGTGACGCACATGGGCGCGGTGGGGGCCGGCCAGGTGACCAAGGCGTGCAACCAGATGATCGTGGCCTGCAACGCGCTGGTGATTGCCGAGGTGGTGGCGCTGGCCGAGCAGTCAGGGGTCGATGCGCGGCTGATCGCCGAAGCGCTTGCCGGCGGGTTTGCCGACTCGAAACCCTTGCAGATCCTCGCCCCGCAAATGGCCGAAAGCCGCTTCGAGCCGGTCAAGTGGCACGTGCGCACCTTGCTCAAGGACCTCGATAGCGCGGTGAAATTCTCCCGCGAGCAGGGCTCGGCGACGCCGCTCAGTGGCCTCGCCGCGCAACTGATGCGCCTGCACGGCAGCCAGGGTTATCTGCAAAAAGATCCCGCGACCCTGGTAGCGCTGTATCGCAGCAAGGACTGA
- a CDS encoding branched-chain amino acid ABC transporter substrate-binding protein, translating to MIKISKLFAAMVLAGVASHSFAADTIKIGIAGPKTGPVTQYGDMQFVGAKQAIKDINAKGGVDGKMLEAKEYDDACDPKQAVAVANKVVNDGVKYVIGHLCSSSTQPASDIYEDEGVIMITPAATSPDITSRGYKLIFRTIGLDSAQGPAAGNYIADHVKPKVVAVLHDKQQYGEGIATAVKTTLEGKGTKVAVFEGLNAGDKDFSSIIQKLKQNNVDFVYYGGYHPELGLILRQAQEKGLKAKFMGPEGVGNDSISQIAQGASEGLLVTLPKSFDADPANKAIVDAIKADGKDPSGPFVFPAYSAVQLIAEGIKAAKSEDTDKVAAAIHAGKFKTPTGELSYDEKGDLKDFKFVVYEWHFGKPKTEVSPQ from the coding sequence ATGATCAAGATTTCCAAGCTGTTTGCCGCGATGGTTCTGGCCGGAGTCGCCAGCCATTCGTTTGCCGCCGACACCATCAAGATCGGCATCGCCGGTCCCAAGACCGGGCCGGTGACCCAGTACGGCGACATGCAGTTCGTCGGCGCCAAACAGGCCATCAAGGACATCAACGCCAAGGGCGGCGTCGATGGCAAGATGCTCGAAGCCAAGGAATACGACGACGCATGCGACCCTAAACAGGCCGTGGCCGTCGCCAACAAAGTGGTCAACGATGGCGTCAAGTACGTGATCGGCCACCTGTGCTCCAGCTCCACCCAGCCTGCGTCCGACATCTACGAAGACGAAGGCGTGATCATGATCACCCCCGCCGCCACTTCCCCGGACATCACCAGCCGTGGCTACAAGCTGATCTTCCGCACCATCGGCCTGGACAGCGCCCAGGGCCCGGCCGCCGGCAACTACATCGCCGACCACGTCAAGCCGAAGGTCGTTGCGGTCCTGCACGACAAGCAGCAGTACGGCGAAGGCATCGCCACCGCGGTCAAGACCACCCTGGAAGGCAAGGGCACCAAGGTTGCCGTCTTCGAGGGCCTGAACGCCGGTGACAAGGACTTCTCCTCGATCATCCAGAAACTCAAGCAGAACAACGTCGACTTCGTCTACTACGGCGGCTACCACCCGGAGCTGGGCCTGATCCTGCGCCAGGCGCAAGAGAAAGGCCTGAAAGCCAAGTTCATGGGTCCGGAAGGCGTGGGTAACGACTCCATCTCGCAGATCGCCCAGGGCGCCTCCGAAGGCCTGCTGGTCACCCTGCCGAAGTCGTTCGACGCCGACCCTGCGAACAAGGCCATCGTCGACGCCATCAAGGCCGACGGCAAGGATCCGAGCGGTCCGTTCGTGTTCCCGGCCTACTCGGCTGTCCAGCTGATCGCCGAAGGCATCAAGGCTGCCAAGTCCGAAGACACCGACAAGGTGGCCGCCGCCATCCACGCTGGCAAGTTCAAGACCCCGACCGGCGAACTGTCCTATGACGAGAAAGGCGACCTGAAAGACTTCAAGTTCGTGGTCTACGAATGGCACTTCGGCAAGCCGAAGACCGAAGTCTCCCCTCAGTAA
- a CDS encoding high-affinity branched-chain amino acid ABC transporter permease LivM, which translates to MNRNLKQAFFSALLVWAVAFPVLGLKLSIDGISLVVHSQGSFTIGIIAACSVLMFLRVLFDKQWSSVMGRRSDRKLVPSSVSNFLTLPKTQRWVIMGLIVVALIWPFFGSRGAVDIATLILIYVLLGLGLNIVVGLAGLLDLGYVGFYAVGAYSYAMLSHYLGWSFWVCLPIAGLMAATFGFLLGFPVLRLRGDYLAIVTLGFGEIIRLFLRNLTDWTGGPNGISNIPKPEFFGLTFERRAAEGMQTFHEFFGLEYNSINKVIFLYLVALLLALLALFVINRLLRMPIGRAWEALREDEIACRALGLNPTVIKLSAFTLGACFAGFAGSFFAARQGLVTPESFTFIESAIILAIVVLGGMGSQLGVILAAIVMILLPEMMREFSEYRMLMFGALMVLMMIWRPQGLLPMQRPHMELPR; encoded by the coding sequence ATGAACAGAAATCTCAAACAGGCGTTCTTCAGCGCCTTGCTGGTCTGGGCCGTGGCCTTCCCGGTGCTGGGCCTGAAACTCAGCATCGATGGCATCAGCCTGGTGGTGCATAGCCAGGGTTCGTTCACCATCGGCATCATCGCCGCGTGCTCGGTGCTGATGTTCCTGCGCGTGCTGTTCGACAAGCAGTGGAGCTCGGTGATGGGCCGCCGCTCCGACCGCAAACTGGTACCGTCGTCGGTGAGTAACTTCCTGACCCTGCCGAAAACCCAGCGCTGGGTGATCATGGGCCTGATCGTCGTCGCCCTGATCTGGCCGTTCTTCGGCTCCCGCGGCGCGGTCGACATCGCCACGCTGATCCTGATCTACGTGTTGCTGGGCCTGGGCCTGAACATCGTGGTCGGCCTGGCGGGCCTGCTCGACCTGGGTTACGTCGGCTTCTATGCCGTCGGCGCCTACAGCTACGCCATGCTCTCCCACTACCTGGGCTGGAGCTTCTGGGTCTGCCTGCCGATCGCCGGCCTGATGGCCGCCACCTTCGGCTTCCTGCTCGGCTTCCCGGTGCTGCGCCTGCGCGGTGACTACCTGGCGATCGTGACCTTGGGCTTTGGCGAGATCATCCGCCTGTTCCTGCGTAACCTCACCGACTGGACCGGCGGCCCCAACGGCATCAGCAACATCCCCAAGCCGGAGTTCTTCGGCTTGACCTTCGAACGCCGCGCCGCTGAGGGGATGCAGACCTTCCACGAGTTCTTCGGGCTGGAATACAACTCGATCAACAAGGTCATCTTCCTCTACCTGGTCGCCCTGCTGCTGGCCCTGCTGGCGCTGTTCGTGATCAACCGCCTGCTGCGCATGCCGATCGGCCGTGCCTGGGAAGCGCTGCGTGAAGACGAGATCGCCTGCCGCGCGCTGGGCCTGAACCCCACCGTGATCAAGCTCTCGGCGTTCACCCTGGGTGCCTGCTTCGCCGGTTTCGCCGGCAGCTTCTTCGCCGCCCGCCAGGGCCTGGTGACACCAGAGTCGTTCACCTTCATCGAGTCGGCGATCATCCTCGCCATCGTCGTGCTGGGGGGCATGGGTTCGCAGCTGGGCGTGATTCTCGCGGCCATCGTGATGATCCTGCTGCCGGAGATGATGCGTGAGTTCAGCGAATACCGGATGCTGATGTTCGGTGCGCTGATGGTGTTGATGATGATCTGGCGTCCGCAGGGCCTGCTGCCCATGCAACGTCCGCACATGGAGCTGCCGCGATGA
- a CDS encoding DUF2288 domain-containing protein yields the protein MTDQVSTLYAKLLGETAVIEWKALERFWAKGDLIWVDPSLDLIAVAEAMAENRGEIFAKWRNDGTVGPVSAEQALDLQTRDPEIWAVVVSPFIVIQAKKAE from the coding sequence ATGACTGATCAAGTAAGCACCCTCTATGCCAAACTGCTCGGCGAGACTGCCGTCATCGAGTGGAAAGCTCTGGAGCGTTTCTGGGCCAAGGGTGACCTGATTTGGGTCGACCCCAGCCTCGACCTGATCGCTGTTGCCGAGGCGATGGCCGAGAATCGCGGCGAGATCTTCGCCAAGTGGCGCAATGATGGCACTGTCGGGCCGGTCTCTGCCGAGCAGGCGCTCGACCTGCAAACCCGCGATCCAGAGATCTGGGCGGTGGTGGTTTCGCCGTTCATCGTGATCCAGGCGAAGAAAGCGGAATAA